One genomic window of Corticium candelabrum chromosome 9, ooCorCand1.1, whole genome shotgun sequence includes the following:
- the LOC134185000 gene encoding uncharacterized protein LOC134185000, translating to MTCKWGGGPIKRHDSVLDCFYDMSKSLGFHCRKELTAQFENKQRPDIAIYNYKDGKKLLLDVTITHPLAKRSISASCSKPGFAAAEKEREKDSKYLVKSTNLGYLFRPIALEVYGRWGNTAETTLEELSKKSPQSTGLNPSEFKLHWRRRIAINLQRANSSIIQNKVSAIVGKCIGNPDAAFTMSARYFGGDFT from the coding sequence ATGACCTGTAAGTGGGGTGGAGGCCCAATCAAACGACATGACAGTGTACTCGACTGCTTTTACGACATGTCCAAATCTCTTGGATTCCATTGTCGCAAAGAGTTGACAGCGCAATTCGAGAATAAGCAACGTCCTGACATCGCCATATACAATTATAAAGATGGAAAAAAGCTTCTCTTAGATGTAACCATCACCCATCCCTTGGCGAAGCGGTCAATCAGTGCCAGTTGTAGCAAACCTGGTTTTGCAGCAGCTGAgaaggagagagagaaagataGCAAGTACCTTGTCAAATCAACAAATCTTGGGTACTTGTTTCGTCCCATTGCCCTAGAGGTATACGGCCGTTGGGGAAACACAGCGGAGACGACACTAGAAGAACTATCAAAGAAGTCCCCTCAATCTACAGGCTTAAATCCCAGCGAATTCAAGCTACATTGGAGAAGGAGAATAGCGATCAATCTTCAAAGGGCCAACTCATCAATCATCCAAAACAAGGTGTCTGCCATCGTTGGAAAGTGTATCGGAAATCCTGATGCTGCTTTTACGATGTCAGCAAGATACTTTGGTGGTGACTTTACGTAG